TCCTCACGATGCGGACCTACAAGGCCGACGGGGCGCTTCTCTGGGAGCACGCCGTCCGCGCCCGCAACCTCACGGTGCCGGGCGGCGAGTAGCGCCGATGTCCGAGTCCTCCCGCCTCGGCGCCGAGGCGGGCGGGGCTACTTCCGCTTGAAGCTCAGCGTGAGCGGGACGCCCTCGAACCCGAACGCCTCGCGGAGCCGGTTCTCGAGGTACCGCCGGTAGCTCTCCTTCACGCCCTGCGGCTGGTTGCAGAAGAACGCGAACACTGGCGGCTCGTCGCGGACCTGGCTCGCGTACTTGATCTTGATGTACTGCCCGTTGAGGCTCGGCGGCGGCTGGCGGCGGACGGCGGCCTCGACGACCTCGTTGAGCTTCGCCGTCTGGACCCGCTTCCGGCGCTCGTCGAACACCTTCAGCGCGACCTCCAGCACCTTCTCGGCCCGCTGGCCCGTCAGCGCCGAGGCGAACACGATGGGGACGAAGTCGATGAGCCCCATCTTCTCGCGGATCATCCGGTCGACGTCGCGGGCCGTGTTCGTCTCCTTCTCGACGAGGTCCCACTTGTTGACGACGATGACCATCCCCTTCTTCATGGCCTCCGCCTCGCGGAGCACGCGGGCGTCCTGCGACTCGAGCCCGCGCTCGCCGTCGATGAGGACCACGGCCACGTCGCACGACTGGAGCGCGCGCTCGGTCCGGAGCGTCGAGTAGAACTCGACGTTCTCGCGCACGCGGGCCTTCTTGCGGAGCCCGGCCGTGTCGACGAGGACGACCTCGCGGGCGTCTTCGCCCTCGCCGATGCGGAGGCGGGCGTCGACGGCGTCGCGCGTGGTGCCGGCCACCTCGGTCACGATGGAGCGCGTCCGCCCGAGGAGCTTGTTGGCCAACGACGACTTGCCCACGTTGGGCCGGCCGAGGAACGCGATCCGCGGGACGTCCGGCTCCTCCTCCCGCTCGGGCTCCTCCGGCAGCGCCGCGACGACGGCGTCGAGGAAGTCGCCCGTCCCGGTCCCGTTGACGGCGCTGAGGGGGAACATCTGCTCGAACCCGAGGCCCCAGAACTCGCTCGCGTCGAGCGCCCGCGCCGTGTTGTCGGCCTTGTTGGCGACGACGATCACGGGCTGCTTGGCGCGGCGGAGGAGCCCGGCGACCTCGGCGTCGAGGTCGGAGATGCCCGTGAGCGTGTCGACGACGAACAGG
This sequence is a window from Rubrivirga marina. Protein-coding genes within it:
- the der gene encoding ribosome biogenesis GTPase Der — its product is MALVAIVGRPNVGKSTLFNRLTEERRAIVDDQPGVTRDRLFGTVEWTGRTFDLVDTGGLVPRSAERFDAAIREQVMLTLEEADVILFVVDTLTGISDLDAEVAGLLRRAKQPVIVVANKADNTARALDASEFWGLGFEQMFPLSAVNGTGTGDFLDAVVAALPEEPEREEEPDVPRIAFLGRPNVGKSSLANKLLGRTRSIVTEVAGTTRDAVDARLRIGEGEDAREVVLVDTAGLRKKARVRENVEFYSTLRTERALQSCDVAVVLIDGERGLESQDARVLREAEAMKKGMVIVVNKWDLVEKETNTARDVDRMIREKMGLIDFVPIVFASALTGQRAEKVLEVALKVFDERRKRVQTAKLNEVVEAAVRRQPPPSLNGQYIKIKYASQVRDEPPVFAFFCNQPQGVKESYRRYLENRLREAFGFEGVPLTLSFKRK